One segment of Stappia sp. 28M-7 DNA contains the following:
- a CDS encoding ATP-binding protein — MTVSIDMGEVRGAGSAASCQFDLEELLATRLLVQGNSGSGKSHLLRRLLEQSAPWVQQVVIDPEGDFVTLSERFGHVVVDAAGSERDLAVIATRVRAHRVSVVLNLEGLEPDRQMKAAAVFLNTLFEAERDHWYPVLVVVDEAQLFAPAASGDTGEEARRVALGAMTNLMCRGRKRGLAGVIATQRLAKLAKNVAAEASNFLMGRTFLDIDMARAADLLGMEKRQAEAFRNLDRGHFVALGPAVSRRPMTVRIGAVETAGRGGGPRLTPLPQGRPEDLQDLLFQPASQDERVAAERPPVQHAIPASEVLERLTRQAAKREEAETEPLDREAQDKAVDAVIAELLGDGEAAFQPMAALYQDFLVRCRIARLPGRPPELPEFRQRVALARAGVEASDIDPSVWSAAETVAGSLPEEMRGVYLLLAKAALEGRPCPPDSEIARAYGTRSPGRARWLLTHMEEQGVLVCANDLRGNRIVTLTDLDCQTAPQSSRAAG; from the coding sequence ATGACTGTCAGCATCGACATGGGCGAGGTGAGGGGAGCGGGCTCGGCCGCCTCCTGCCAATTCGATCTCGAGGAGCTGCTCGCAACGCGCCTGCTCGTCCAGGGCAATTCGGGCTCCGGCAAGTCTCACCTGTTGCGCCGCCTGCTGGAGCAGAGCGCACCCTGGGTGCAGCAGGTCGTCATCGACCCGGAAGGCGATTTCGTCACCCTCTCCGAGCGCTTCGGCCATGTGGTGGTCGATGCCGCAGGCAGCGAGCGCGATCTTGCGGTCATCGCAACGCGTGTGCGCGCCCACCGTGTTTCCGTCGTTCTCAACCTGGAAGGGCTCGAGCCCGACCGGCAGATGAAGGCCGCCGCCGTCTTCCTCAACACCCTGTTCGAGGCCGAGCGCGACCACTGGTATCCCGTCCTTGTCGTTGTCGACGAGGCGCAGCTCTTTGCACCGGCCGCGTCCGGCGATACGGGCGAGGAGGCGCGCCGCGTTGCCCTCGGTGCCATGACCAACCTGATGTGCCGTGGCCGAAAGCGCGGCCTTGCCGGCGTCATCGCCACCCAGCGTCTGGCCAAGCTTGCCAAGAACGTTGCCGCCGAAGCCTCCAACTTCCTGATGGGCCGGACCTTTCTCGATATCGACATGGCCCGTGCCGCTGATTTGCTGGGCATGGAAAAGCGTCAGGCCGAGGCCTTCCGCAATCTCGACCGCGGTCATTTCGTGGCGCTCGGGCCGGCCGTTTCGCGCCGTCCCATGACGGTGCGCATTGGTGCGGTGGAGACCGCCGGCCGCGGCGGCGGTCCGCGTCTGACGCCGCTGCCGCAGGGCCGTCCGGAGGATCTGCAGGACCTTCTGTTCCAGCCGGCAAGCCAGGACGAGCGGGTTGCCGCCGAGCGCCCGCCGGTGCAGCACGCGATTCCCGCCTCCGAGGTGCTGGAGCGCCTGACCCGTCAGGCGGCCAAGCGTGAGGAGGCGGAGACCGAGCCGCTCGACCGCGAGGCGCAGGACAAGGCGGTGGACGCCGTGATCGCCGAACTGCTCGGCGATGGCGAGGCCGCGTTCCAGCCGATGGCCGCCCTCTATCAGGACTTTCTCGTGCGCTGCCGCATCGCCCGCCTGCCGGGCCGCCCGCCGGAACTGCCCGAGTTCCGCCAGCGTGTCGCGCTCGCGCGTGCCGGCGTCGAGGCCAGCGACATCGACCCGTCCGTCTGGTCGGCCGCCGAAACGGTCGCCGGCAGCCTTCCGGAGGAAATGCGCGGCGTCTATCTGCTGCTCGCCAAGGCGGCGCTGGAAGGGCGCCCCTGTCCGCCCGACAGCGAGATCGCCCGCGCCTATGGTACCCGTTCGCCGGGCCGTGCCCGCTGGCTCCTGACCCATATGGAGGAACAGGGCGTTCTGGTCTGCGCCAACGACCTGCGGGGCAACCGCATCGTCACGTTGACCGACCTCGACTGCCAGACGGCGCCCCAGTCTTCGCGCGCGGCCGGCTGA
- a CDS encoding efflux RND transporter periplasmic adaptor subunit: MSYRSVPAVGTAIVALALAGGVAYLSWTEGPSLFASASSTVSTATASPGAAGAGQRRGVAVETAAVGVRDVVEDIRAFGTLVANESVVISPEIAGRVARIGFQEGQRVEEGDVLVELDAQILRAELDKAKSEVSLAEANFERARKLAEQGSGTLRARDETSQGYTAAQANVALAEARLAKTSIAAPFSGIVGFRDISVGAYVSPGDRIVELASIDPLKVEFRVSETYLPNLRTGLPVTVTVDALPGETITGKITAIDPIVDVSGRAIRLRAELPNPDGRLSPGLFARIRIVIEERSEAMVVPEAAVFRDEGKLFVYRLEDGKAVKTPIEIGLRSPGDVEIRAGLASGAVVITAGQLLLRDGAAVEVVDGPRGG; encoded by the coding sequence ATGAGTTACCGGAGCGTACCCGCCGTCGGAACCGCCATCGTCGCGTTGGCGCTTGCTGGCGGCGTCGCCTATCTCAGCTGGACCGAAGGACCCTCTCTCTTCGCCTCCGCTTCCTCGACCGTATCCACTGCCACCGCCTCTCCGGGGGCAGCTGGCGCCGGCCAGCGCCGCGGCGTTGCCGTTGAGACCGCCGCCGTCGGCGTGCGTGACGTGGTGGAGGACATCCGCGCCTTCGGCACGCTGGTCGCCAATGAGTCCGTCGTCATATCGCCGGAGATAGCGGGCCGCGTTGCGCGCATCGGCTTCCAGGAAGGGCAGCGGGTCGAGGAAGGCGATGTGCTGGTCGAGCTCGACGCCCAGATCCTGCGGGCCGAACTCGACAAGGCCAAGTCGGAAGTCTCCCTTGCCGAGGCCAATTTCGAGCGCGCGCGCAAGCTTGCCGAGCAGGGCAGCGGCACCTTGCGCGCCCGCGACGAGACCTCGCAGGGCTACACGGCGGCGCAGGCCAATGTGGCGCTGGCCGAGGCGCGCCTTGCCAAGACCTCGATCGCCGCGCCGTTCTCCGGCATCGTCGGCTTCCGCGACATCAGCGTCGGCGCCTATGTCAGCCCCGGCGATCGCATCGTCGAGCTCGCCAGCATCGATCCGCTGAAGGTCGAGTTCCGCGTCTCCGAGACCTATCTGCCGAACCTGCGCACCGGCCTGCCGGTCACCGTCACCGTCGACGCGCTGCCCGGCGAGACGATCACCGGCAAGATCACCGCCATCGACCCCATCGTCGATGTGTCGGGCCGGGCCATCCGCCTGCGCGCCGAACTGCCCAACCCGGACGGGCGCCTGTCTCCCGGCCTGTTCGCCCGCATCCGCATCGTCATCGAGGAGCGGTCCGAGGCGATGGTGGTGCCGGAAGCGGCGGTCTTCCGCGACGAGGGCAAGCTCTTCGTCTACCGCCTCGAGGACGGCAAGGCGGTCAAGACGCCCATCGAGATCGGCCTGCGCAGTCCGGGCGACGTGGAGATTCGCGCCGGTCTTGCCTCCGGCGCGGTGGTCATCACCGCCGGCCAGCTGCTGCTGCGCGATGGCGCTGCGGTCGAGGTGGTCGACGGTCCGCGCGGGGGCTGA
- a CDS encoding efflux RND transporter permease subunit produces MLEFFVRKPVFATVVSLMVLLLGLVAFFRLAVREYPNIDPPVVSVRTDYPGASAEIIESQVTQVLEGSIAGIGGVEVLESRSRPESSRITVRFLLTVDPDEAANEVRDRVSRVRGRLPDEVSEPVVSKVEADAQAIIFIALTSDRNTAIEVSDYADRYIRDRLQNLPGVAEVRIFGERRYAMRIWVDRTRLAAYELTVQDVESALRQQNVEVPSGRIESLDREFTVLSRTGLTTSEQFRRIVVKDAGGFAVRLGDVARVEIGPEDERRTTRYKGENAVILGIVKQATANPLDVSRAMNDAMPDIRRDLPAGMNADISYDRSIFIDRSIEAVFTTIGEAVVLVVLVIFFFLRSLRATLIPMVTIPVSLIGSCIFIYALGFSINTLTLLAMVLAIGLVVDDAIVVLENIHRHIENGMKPVRAAIVGIKEISGAVVAMTLTLAAVYTPVAFADGRTGKLFTEFALTLAAAVLMSGMVALTLSPMMCSKLLKEHEERGRVSAALERGLNALNDGYKYLLLLSLKVRWLIVLMVFAVAGGSWVLLTTLKSELAPLEDRGVLFISGSAPEGSTIDFTSRYATQVETLLAEVPEVRSYFVIAGSPEVTDITSFSQLVPWEDRERSQIEIGGELQPQIRRVAGLRASVNHPGSFGVSARSRPIEFMILTSEPYERLDEMVNTFLEAIEENPNLVNVTSDLALNKPQIEVELDRDRVADMGAGVLTVGRTMETLLGGRKVTRFNMNGEQYDVIVQVDPSGRQTPGDLEDIYVRAQNGSMVQLSNLISVRETVSPKELNRFNQLRAAKIAGNLAPGYSLGEALDYLEATAQRVLPSTARTDYGGVSREFRQTGSSLAFIFVLALGFIYLVLSAQFESFVDPFIIMLTVPLSMLGALAVMHQTGGTLNIYSQIGLITLIGLITKHGILIVQFANQLQEEGKSRFDAVVEAAALRLRPILMTTGAMVFGAVPLALAGGAGGESRQAIGWVIVGGMSFGTVLTLFVVPTAYTLFARDRSRTAAVPAAHPAE; encoded by the coding sequence ATGCTCGAGTTCTTCGTCCGCAAACCGGTCTTCGCCACCGTGGTCAGCCTGATGGTGCTGCTGCTCGGCCTCGTCGCCTTCTTCCGCCTGGCCGTGCGCGAATATCCCAACATCGACCCGCCGGTCGTCTCCGTGCGCACGGACTATCCCGGCGCCAGCGCCGAGATCATCGAGTCCCAGGTCACCCAGGTCCTGGAAGGCTCCATCGCCGGCATCGGCGGCGTCGAGGTGCTGGAAAGCCGCTCGCGGCCCGAGTCCAGCCGCATCACCGTCCGCTTCCTGCTGACCGTCGATCCGGACGAGGCCGCCAACGAGGTGCGCGACCGCGTCAGCCGCGTGCGCGGCCGCCTGCCCGACGAGGTGTCGGAACCGGTCGTCTCAAAGGTCGAGGCGGACGCGCAGGCGATCATCTTCATCGCGCTGACCAGCGACCGGAACACCGCCATCGAGGTCTCGGACTATGCCGACCGCTATATCCGCGACCGGCTGCAGAACCTGCCGGGCGTGGCGGAAGTGCGCATTTTCGGCGAGCGGCGCTACGCCATGCGCATCTGGGTCGACCGAACGCGCCTTGCCGCCTACGAACTGACCGTCCAGGACGTGGAAAGCGCCCTGCGCCAGCAGAATGTCGAGGTGCCCTCGGGCCGCATCGAGAGCCTCGACCGCGAGTTCACCGTGCTCTCGCGCACCGGCCTCACCACCAGCGAGCAGTTCCGCCGCATCGTCGTCAAGGACGCCGGCGGCTTCGCCGTGCGGCTTGGCGATGTCGCGCGTGTCGAGATCGGGCCGGAGGACGAACGCCGCACCACCCGCTACAAGGGCGAGAACGCGGTGATCCTGGGCATCGTCAAGCAGGCGACGGCCAATCCGCTCGACGTCTCGCGGGCGATGAACGACGCGATGCCCGACATCCGCCGCGACCTGCCGGCGGGCATGAACGCCGACATCTCCTACGACCGCTCGATCTTCATCGACCGCTCCATCGAGGCCGTGTTCACCACCATCGGCGAGGCGGTGGTGCTCGTCGTTCTGGTGATCTTCTTCTTCCTGCGCTCGCTGCGGGCGACGCTCATCCCCATGGTGACGATCCCGGTCTCGCTGATCGGCTCCTGCATCTTCATCTATGCGCTCGGCTTTTCCATCAACACGCTGACGCTGCTGGCGATGGTGCTGGCCATCGGCCTCGTCGTCGACGATGCCATCGTCGTGCTGGAGAACATCCACCGCCACATCGAGAACGGCATGAAGCCGGTCCGTGCGGCCATCGTCGGCATCAAGGAGATCTCCGGCGCCGTCGTCGCCATGACGCTGACGCTCGCCGCCGTCTACACCCCGGTGGCCTTCGCGGACGGGCGCACCGGCAAGCTCTTCACCGAGTTCGCGCTGACGCTCGCCGCCGCCGTGCTGATGTCCGGCATGGTGGCGCTGACGCTCTCGCCGATGATGTGCTCCAAGCTGCTCAAGGAGCACGAGGAACGCGGCCGCGTCTCCGCCGCCCTGGAGCGCGGGCTGAATGCCCTGAACGACGGCTACAAGTACCTCCTGCTTCTGTCGCTGAAGGTGCGCTGGCTCATCGTGCTGATGGTCTTCGCGGTCGCCGGCGGCTCCTGGGTGCTGCTGACGACGCTGAAATCGGAACTGGCTCCGCTGGAGGATCGCGGCGTCCTGTTCATCTCCGGGTCGGCGCCGGAGGGCTCGACCATCGACTTCACCAGCCGTTATGCCACGCAGGTGGAGACGCTGCTCGCCGAGGTTCCCGAGGTGCGCTCCTATTTCGTCATCGCCGGCTCGCCGGAGGTCACGGACATCACCTCCTTCTCGCAGCTGGTGCCGTGGGAGGATCGCGAGCGCAGCCAGATCGAGATCGGCGGCGAGCTGCAGCCGCAGATCCGCCGTGTTGCGGGCCTGCGCGCCTCGGTCAACCATCCGGGCTCCTTCGGCGTCAGCGCCCGCTCGCGGCCCATCGAGTTCATGATCCTCACCTCCGAGCCCTATGAGCGGCTCGACGAGATGGTCAACACGTTCCTGGAGGCCATCGAGGAGAACCCGAACCTCGTCAACGTCACCAGCGATCTTGCGCTGAACAAGCCGCAGATCGAGGTGGAGCTCGACCGCGACCGCGTCGCCGACATGGGCGCGGGCGTGCTCACCGTCGGCCGCACCATGGAAACGCTGCTCGGCGGGCGCAAGGTCACCCGTTTCAACATGAACGGCGAGCAGTACGACGTCATCGTCCAGGTCGACCCGTCCGGCCGCCAGACGCCGGGCGATCTGGAGGATATCTACGTTCGCGCCCAGAACGGCTCGATGGTCCAGCTGTCCAACCTGATCAGCGTGCGCGAGACCGTTTCGCCCAAGGAGCTCAACCGCTTCAACCAGCTGCGCGCGGCCAAGATCGCCGGCAACCTCGCCCCCGGCTACTCGCTCGGCGAGGCGCTGGACTATCTTGAGGCGACGGCGCAGCGCGTGCTGCCGTCCACCGCGCGCACCGATTACGGCGGCGTCTCGCGCGAGTTCCGACAGACGGGGTCCAGCCTCGCCTTCATCTTCGTGCTGGCGCTCGGCTTCATCTATCTGGTGCTGTCGGCCCAGTTCGAGAGCTTCGTCGATCCCTTCATCATCATGCTGACGGTGCCGCTGTCGATGCTGGGAGCACTGGCGGTGATGCACCAGACTGGCGGCACGCTCAACATCTACAGCCAGATCGGCCTGATCACGCTCATAGGCCTGATCACCAAGCACGGCATTCTCATCGTGCAGTTCGCCAACCAGCTGCAGGAAGAGGGCAAGAGCCGGTTCGATGCGGTGGTGGAGGCGGCGGCCCTGCGCCTGCGTCCGATTCTCATGACCACCGGCGCCATGGTGTTCGGCGCGGTGCCGCTGGCGCTCGCCGGCGGGGCGGGCGGCGAAAGCCGCCAGGCCATCGGCTGGGTCATCGTCGGCGGCATGTCCTTCGGCACGGTGCTCACCCTCTTCGTCGTGCCGACCGCCTACACGCTCTTCGCCCGCGACCGTTCGCGCACGGCCGCCGTTCCCGCGGCCCATCCGGCGGAATAG
- a CDS encoding IclR family transcriptional regulator: MTSWSPRARPKAGTPDEQVQDPLFVRSIARAADVMAAFHKADAPLTLAEIAAAAGMGKSTAQRFVHTLRQLGYIERDPTDRGFVPGLRLLDHSLDYLRLNPLVERATPILLELRRNVRERVDLSLFDDLRVVYAARNQSKRETFFATLVGHSVPTFCASGGRAIMALLPDAEVDDILVRSQFIQITPKTITDPAAIREKVGEARELGYALALEEVVPGEIAIGAAITGPDGRPVAAIHVAGSLSEWQPEDFAQRFAPLAQSAARAISRA; the protein is encoded by the coding sequence ATGACCAGCTGGTCGCCGCGCGCCAGGCCAAAGGCCGGGACACCAGACGAACAGGTGCAAGACCCGCTGTTCGTCCGCTCCATTGCCCGTGCCGCCGATGTGATGGCGGCTTTCCACAAGGCGGACGCCCCGCTGACGCTAGCCGAGATCGCCGCCGCCGCCGGCATGGGCAAGAGCACGGCGCAACGGTTCGTCCATACCTTGCGACAGCTGGGCTACATCGAGCGGGACCCGACCGACCGCGGCTTCGTGCCGGGGCTGCGGCTGCTCGACCATTCGCTCGACTATCTGCGGCTCAATCCGCTGGTGGAGCGGGCAACGCCGATTCTGCTGGAGCTGCGGCGCAACGTGCGCGAGCGCGTCGACCTCAGCCTGTTCGACGACCTGCGTGTGGTCTATGCCGCGCGCAACCAGAGCAAGCGGGAGACATTCTTCGCCACTTTGGTGGGCCACTCCGTGCCCACATTCTGTGCAAGCGGCGGACGGGCGATCATGGCGCTTTTGCCGGACGCGGAGGTCGACGACATCCTCGTCCGGTCGCAGTTCATCCAGATCACGCCGAAGACCATCACCGATCCTGCAGCGATCCGCGAGAAGGTGGGCGAGGCGCGGGAGCTCGGCTATGCGCTGGCGCTGGAAGAGGTGGTGCCGGGCGAGATCGCCATCGGCGCCGCCATCACCGGGCCGGACGGTCGGCCGGTCGCCGCGATCCATGTGGCCGGCTCCCTGTCGGAATGGCAGCCGGAAGACTTTGCCCAGCGCTTCGCGCCGCTGGCGCAATCGGCCGCACGGGCGATCAGCCGGGCGTGA
- a CDS encoding M81 family metallopeptidase: MSRRVALAGFLHETNTFAPSLATMAEFEQGGGYLPLSRGEEVMERSPGVNLGISGAIAHGRAAGWNMVPVLWTGAIPSAHVTREAYERIAGEIVEGIAAAGPLDGVCLDLHGAMVAEHLDDGEGELIARVRKVVGPDVPIAVSLDLHGNTTQLMVESADLLVAFRTYPHVDMAETGRRAAEGLDRLMQRGKPFAHAFRQLPFLIPIPWQCTFIEPARTLYRELEEMGGGDVASLSYWMGFPAADIADCGQTVLAYGETQEAADRAADRLVARIMESEAAFAGRAFDPDEGVREAMRLAKDATRPVVIADTQDNPGAGGDSNTMGMLKALLRNGAQNAAIGLIIDPAAARAAHAAGEGAEIAIALGGQSNVPGDSPLEATFRVEALSDGSLHATGPYYGGTRMNVGPSACLSIDGVRVVVASHKAQMADLAMYRYVGIEPTRMDILVNKSSVHFRADFDPIAETVLVCTAPGPMPLDPADLAWTKLRPGMRLSPGGPAYDPDRAAAQMPQPVEG; encoded by the coding sequence ATGAGCCGCCGCGTCGCCCTTGCCGGCTTCCTGCACGAGACCAACACCTTCGCGCCCTCGCTCGCCACCATGGCCGAGTTCGAACAGGGCGGCGGCTATCTGCCGCTGTCGCGGGGCGAGGAGGTCATGGAGCGCTCGCCCGGCGTCAATCTCGGCATTTCCGGCGCCATCGCCCATGGCCGCGCCGCCGGCTGGAACATGGTTCCGGTTCTGTGGACCGGCGCCATTCCCTCCGCCCATGTCACGCGCGAGGCCTATGAGCGCATCGCCGGCGAGATCGTCGAGGGCATCGCGGCCGCCGGCCCGCTCGACGGCGTCTGCCTCGACCTGCACGGTGCGATGGTCGCCGAGCATCTCGACGACGGCGAGGGCGAGCTGATCGCCCGCGTGCGCAAGGTCGTCGGCCCGGATGTGCCCATTGCCGTCAGCCTCGACCTGCACGGCAACACGACGCAGCTCATGGTGGAGTCCGCCGACCTGCTGGTCGCCTTCCGCACCTATCCGCATGTCGACATGGCCGAGACCGGTCGCCGTGCGGCCGAAGGGCTGGACCGCTTGATGCAGCGCGGCAAGCCCTTTGCCCATGCGTTCCGCCAACTGCCGTTCCTCATCCCGATCCCCTGGCAGTGCACCTTCATCGAGCCGGCCCGCACCCTTTACCGGGAGCTGGAGGAGATGGGGGGCGGCGACGTCGCGAGCCTCTCCTACTGGATGGGCTTTCCGGCCGCCGACATCGCCGATTGCGGCCAGACCGTGCTGGCCTATGGCGAGACGCAGGAAGCGGCCGACCGGGCCGCCGACCGCCTGGTCGCGCGCATCATGGAGAGCGAGGCCGCCTTTGCCGGACGGGCCTTCGACCCGGACGAGGGCGTGCGCGAGGCCATGCGCCTTGCCAAGGACGCTACCCGCCCTGTCGTCATCGCCGATACGCAGGACAATCCCGGCGCTGGCGGCGATTCCAACACGATGGGCATGCTGAAGGCCCTGCTGCGCAACGGTGCGCAGAACGCGGCCATCGGCCTCATCATCGATCCCGCCGCCGCCCGCGCCGCCCATGCGGCCGGGGAGGGGGCGGAGATCGCCATCGCGCTCGGCGGCCAGTCGAACGTTCCCGGCGACAGCCCGCTGGAGGCGACGTTCCGCGTCGAGGCCCTGTCCGACGGATCCCTGCATGCGACCGGCCCCTACTATGGCGGCACCCGCATGAATGTCGGCCCGTCCGCGTGCCTTTCCATCGACGGGGTGCGCGTCGTGGTGGCCAGCCACAAGGCACAGATGGCCGATCTGGCGATGTACCGCTATGTTGGTATCGAACCGACACGCATGGACATCCTCGTCAACAAGAGCTCGGTGCATTTCCGAGCCGATTTCGACCCGATTGCCGAGACCGTTCTCGTCTGCACCGCCCCGGGGCCCATGCCCCTCGATCCGGCGGATCTTGCGTGGACGAAGCTGCGTCCCGGCATGCGCCTGTCGCCCGGTGGTCCGGCTTACGACCCGGACCGTGCCGCGGCGCAGATGCCGCAACCTGTGGAGGGCTGA
- a CDS encoding ABC transporter substrate-binding protein: MKARHTVAGLLAGALLAGTGLVTPADAAGKTITAVMHSGLRVLDPIITTAHISRNHAYMIYDVLVAVDENFTPRPQMADWTVSDDGLVYTFTLRDGLKFHDGAPVTSADAIASLTRWGKRDSGGQLIFDITASLEAKDDKTFVWTLKSPFPALLDTVGKQSALPPFIMPERVASGPADAAITEYVGSGPFVFVEEEYQPGVSVTYRKFEDYVPRDEPASWMAGGKVVNVDEVKWVTMPDAQTAINAIMSGEIDYIEQVQIDLLPILASSEDVTVETRDDLGYQTIGRMNFKHPPFDNKKIRQAAQMALSQADVLGTLIGNPDYYTVCGAIFGCGTPLADESGAETLTSGGDIEGAKKLLEEAGYDGTPIVLMQPTDVVSLTAQPVVAAQAMRNAGFNVDMQPMDWQTLVTRRASQAKPSEGGWNIFFTNWLVPEINSPLISPMLNGRGDNAWFGWPTDETMEALKAEFIAADTPEKQKEVAVKIQKHTLDNVLYIPLGQYASPQARSNKLTDMLPSPVPVFWNVKKAD; encoded by the coding sequence ATGAAGGCCCGCCACACCGTCGCCGGCCTGCTCGCCGGTGCGTTGCTGGCCGGTACCGGTCTCGTCACCCCGGCCGACGCTGCCGGCAAGACCATCACCGCGGTGATGCACTCGGGTCTGCGTGTGCTCGACCCGATCATCACGACGGCGCATATCAGCCGCAACCACGCCTACATGATCTACGACGTCCTGGTCGCGGTGGATGAGAACTTCACCCCGCGCCCGCAAATGGCCGACTGGACGGTCTCCGACGATGGCCTCGTCTACACCTTCACCCTGCGCGACGGGCTGAAGTTCCATGACGGCGCCCCGGTCACCTCGGCCGATGCCATCGCCTCGCTGACCCGCTGGGGCAAGCGCGATTCCGGCGGCCAGCTGATCTTCGACATCACCGCAAGCCTCGAGGCCAAGGACGACAAGACCTTCGTCTGGACGCTGAAGAGCCCGTTCCCGGCGCTGCTCGACACGGTCGGCAAGCAGTCGGCTCTGCCGCCCTTCATCATGCCCGAGCGCGTCGCCAGCGGCCCGGCAGATGCGGCGATCACCGAATATGTCGGCTCCGGTCCCTTCGTCTTCGTCGAGGAAGAGTACCAGCCGGGCGTCTCCGTCACCTATCGCAAGTTCGAGGACTACGTGCCGCGCGACGAGCCGGCGAGCTGGATGGCCGGCGGCAAGGTGGTGAACGTCGATGAGGTCAAGTGGGTGACCATGCCGGACGCCCAGACCGCCATCAACGCGATCATGTCGGGCGAGATCGACTATATTGAACAGGTGCAGATCGACCTTCTGCCGATCCTCGCCTCCAGCGAGGACGTGACGGTCGAGACCCGCGACGATCTCGGCTACCAGACCATCGGCCGGATGAACTTCAAGCATCCGCCCTTCGACAACAAGAAGATCCGCCAGGCCGCCCAGATGGCCCTCAGCCAGGCCGATGTCCTCGGCACGCTGATCGGCAATCCGGACTACTACACGGTTTGCGGTGCGATCTTCGGCTGCGGCACCCCGCTCGCCGACGAGTCCGGCGCCGAGACGCTGACCTCCGGCGGTGACATCGAAGGTGCCAAGAAGCTGCTCGAGGAAGCCGGCTATGACGGCACCCCGATCGTCCTGATGCAGCCGACGGATGTCGTCAGCCTCACCGCCCAGCCGGTGGTCGCGGCCCAGGCGATGCGCAATGCCGGCTTCAACGTCGACATGCAGCCGATGGACTGGCAGACGCTCGTGACGCGCCGCGCCAGCCAGGCCAAGCCCTCCGAGGGCGGCTGGAACATCTTCTTCACCAACTGGCTGGTGCCGGAGATCAACTCGCCGCTCATCAGCCCGATGCTGAACGGGCGCGGCGACAACGCCTGGTTCGGCTGGCCGACCGACGAGACGATGGAGGCCCTGAAGGCCGAGTTCATCGCCGCCGATACGCCGGAGAAGCAGAAGGAAGTGGCGGTCAAGATCCAGAAGCACACTCTGGACAACGTCCTCTACATCCCGCTCGGCCAGTACGCCTCGCCGCAGGCGCGCAGCAACAAGCTGACCGACATGCTGCCCTCGCCGGTTCCGGTCTTCTGGAACGTCAAGAAGGCGGACTGA
- a CDS encoding ABC transporter permease, with translation MLGYILRRILAVIPVMIIVAVFVFLLLRLTPGDPAAIIAGDMATPAQLERIRTSLGLSEPLHVQFVTWVGLLLQGDLGTSLISNTAVTTMIGQRIWPTINIAIMTILLSVAIAVPMGVLAAWRHRTWADYAVMSFSVLGFSIPVFVIGYIFIQVFSIELRWLPVQGYAAPSDDFGRFLARAILPCLTLATIYVALIARMTRASMLEVLGEDYIRTARAKGVTERIVLFRHALRNAAVPIMTIIGTGFALLIGGVVVTESVFNIPGIGRLTVDAILARDYPVIQAMILLTSGLYVFINLLIDLSYTLFDPRIRY, from the coding sequence ATGCTAGGCTATATCCTGCGGCGCATCCTCGCCGTCATCCCGGTGATGATCATCGTCGCCGTCTTCGTCTTCCTGCTGTTGCGGCTGACGCCGGGCGATCCGGCGGCGATCATCGCCGGCGACATGGCAACGCCCGCCCAGCTGGAGCGTATCCGCACCTCGCTCGGTCTGTCCGAGCCCCTTCATGTCCAGTTCGTCACCTGGGTCGGGCTGTTGCTGCAGGGCGACCTCGGCACCTCGCTGATCTCCAACACGGCGGTCACGACGATGATCGGCCAGCGCATCTGGCCGACGATCAACATCGCCATCATGACCATCCTGCTGTCGGTGGCGATTGCCGTGCCGATGGGCGTGCTCGCCGCCTGGCGGCACCGCACCTGGGCCGACTACGCGGTGATGAGCTTTTCGGTGCTCGGCTTCTCGATCCCCGTCTTCGTCATCGGCTACATCTTCATCCAGGTCTTCTCGATCGAGCTGCGCTGGCTGCCGGTGCAGGGATATGCCGCCCCGTCCGACGATTTCGGCCGCTTCCTCGCTAGGGCGATCCTCCCGTGCCTGACGCTGGCGACGATCTATGTGGCGCTGATCGCCCGCATGACCCGCGCCTCCATGCTGGAAGTGCTCGGAGAGGACTATATCCGCACCGCCCGCGCCAAGGGCGTGACCGAGCGCATCGTCCTGTTCCGCCATGCGCTGCGCAACGCGGCCGTGCCGATCATGACCATCATCGGCACCGGCTTCGCGCTGCTGATCGGCGGCGTCGTGGTGACCGAGAGCGTGTTCAACATTCCCGGCATTGGCCGGCTCACGGTCGATGCGATCCTTGCCCGCGACTATCCCGTCATCCAGGCGATGATCCTGCTGACCAGCGGTCTCTACGTTTTCATCAACCTGCTGATCGACCTGTCCTACACCCTGTTCGACCCGAGGATCCGCTACTGA